Proteins encoded by one window of Puntigrus tetrazona isolate hp1 chromosome 25, ASM1883169v1, whole genome shotgun sequence:
- the LOC122330603 gene encoding DNA-binding protein RFX7 isoform X1, whose amino-acid sequence MADDQQQQPGAPGASLQSPEATALQYNKIKNSICKSVQSKVESILQDVEKFTDIEKLYLYLKLPSSPSSGNDKRTENQRGSASPAICDQNSMSSSRTQQMYAFNWIRNHLEEHPETSLPKQEVYDEYKSYCDNLGYHPLSAADFGKIMKNVFPNMKARRLGMRGKSKYCYSGLRKKAFVHMPSLPNLDLHKSGDGCELLESTGQSPSAEDEMRSAACGLVCEWAQKVLSRQFDSVEELARFLLNSHYIGTKSMAALTVMTGTPTGMKTPTPASAFVPTGEANSFQPQVKTLPSPSVDAKQQLQRKIQKKQQEQKLTSPLPTDAQARRAEAGTPGPGSSLTSGSPALLSPQPTIGIVVAAVPSPITVQRNRQLMTSPSPVGSAEGKVVPVNFQVVTQPVKQSPKTPQNIPASPVGDRLARHRYAQILPKPSATSAIALRSPPTLLITNSPIKTVMPTPHVSSVNVVKMTAISLAPSSSSSSSSTSTPLRPASAGVSSTASLEESSQTHQAQNGASVMSLQSSGKAGRPTTTLTTSASTVTNEVKVTFEAVNDINSAIAVDKQSTASGASTGLKNERATKFRASSEPSLLIKASPVPERVTRAKSDSTTPSSTIMGALAPSSNNNNDQPESTLYLTVTSQNVDAELSSFCAVATASTSSKDAGLSSKSPRKRSASVLETHTIPVKRVFISQQPLDVSGNTKPGIVIATKKIQRPGTPARPESAPCKVTIKQSSSLPTQILALSDTPIGALDTSQIINPQRSSQMNEVANIPSNENASGNSTALLQQIPSHQQISSDISQEVSAVSELKSSLQDYSHQMQAEHKQIAANPLPLMAQATETTSQLTLQQDIVDFAGAQASIDYFPFNDDDMTQDSIVEELVQMEEQMKLNSSLQSYLSCVDISLQGQATVGQGTIMSPHQTGTQFYHSSHSSATPIHTPTPTPTPTPTPTPTPTSEMLPGGHSLTRESPCSRMAPVTPVDSILGGRHTPISTPLSNCSSSVPPSPIECRNPFAFTPINSSITGYHDGSVVSSSPVKPMQRPMATHPDKAKLEWINNRYNSTAGSPVISTSSTIGILPSYQDLVEDHFRKPHAFAIPGQSLQSQSRHQDGNLGRLTTVSPVQQGQQTTLSSKQESFAVPAPLDNKGAGSTSASGGGTFRCRSVSPAVRQRNLSGTTAQTVTTPRSVVSPFNCPLTSEVLNILSNNQSVVSASSLAQRSQSVPLNIMMQSELLPVSHQAQQSNSAKITTVLLSKMDTDGDDAVRGLGVNNLPANYTARMNLTQILETTQGFSGGPNSQNQQLPLDSSPSPFDFQKTGYLISTGEEEVTFSSGDSQAQSGSGLQQPEEQLQLQEPQMELQNQQLALQNQQLQLPDQQLQLQDQQLQLQDQQLQLQDPQLQLQDQQLPDQQPSQDDPDLSQQHLLPQTSQQVVDQEQQEQLDFNTTVKDLLGEDSLNPSSQLVGQVASELSAVASDFSSDIRLTSDLSSSITDLNTLDPNLLFDPSQQQDQYEDATLEELKNDPLFQQICSDTVNSAGFDWLENKDQPTVEMLG is encoded by the exons ATGGCTGATGATCAACAACAACAGCCCGGTGCTCCCGGAGCGTCCCTGCAGAGCCCCGAGGCGACGGCGCTGCAGTACAACAAGATCAAGAACTCGATCTG CAAATCCGTACAATCAAAAGTGGAGAGTATTCTG CAAGATGTTGAGAAGTTTACAGATATCGAAAAGCTCTACCTCTACCTTAAGTTGCCTTCTAGTCCCAGTAGTGGCAATGACAAAAG AACTGAAAATCAGAGGGGCTCTGCAAGTCCTGCGATATG TGACCAGAACTCCATGTCGTCCAGCCGGACTCAACAGATGTACGCGTTCAACTGGATCCGAAATCACTTGGAAGAGCACCCGGAAACCTCACTGCCAAAACAAGAGGTGTACGACGAATACAA GAGTTATTGCGACAATCTGGGCTACCATCCTTTAAGCGCAGCTGATTTCGGAAAGATCATGAAAAACGTTTTTCCAAACATGAAGGCACGCCGTTTGGGCATGAGGGGAAAATCTAA GTACTGCTACAGCGGGctgagaaaaaaagcatttgtgcaCATGCCGTCACTCCCTAACCTGGACTTGCACAAATCAGGAGATGGG TGTGAGTTGTTGGAGTCGACTGGACAGTCTCCCAGTGCTGAGGATGAGATGCGTTCGGCAGCTTGCGGTCTTGTCTGCGAATGGGCTCAGAAGGTTTTAAGTCGCCAGTTTGACAGCGTGGAGGAACTGGCACGCTTTCTTCTTAACAGTCATTATATAGGCACTAAGTCCATGGCAGCTCTGACTGTTATGACTGGAACCCCAACAG gTATGAAAACCCCTACGCCTGCCTCTGCCTTTGTGCCAACTGGTGAAGCCAACTCATTCCAGCCCCAAGTGAAGACCCTTCCTTCGCCATCTGTAGATGCCAAACAGCAGCTACAGCGGAAGATCCAGAAGAAACAGCAGGAGCAGAAGCTCACCTCTCCTTTGCCCACCGATGCCCAGGCCAGAAGAGCTGAAGCGGGCACACCTGGCCCAGGATCCAGCCTGACCTCTGGAAGTCCTGCACTACTATCCCCTCAACCAACCATAGGCATTGTGGTCGCAGCTGTTCCAAGTCCTATCACA GTTCAGAGAAACAGGCAACTAATGACCTCTCCGAGTCCTGTTGGGTCAGCAGAGGGAAAAGTTGTACCTGTCAACTTTCAGGTTGTGACACAGCCTGTTAAGCAGTCTCCAAAAACACCCCAAAATATCCCAGCCAGCCCAGTCGGTGACAGGTTGGCCAGACACCGGTATGCTCAGATTTTACCTAAACCATCTGCCACAAGCGCCATTGCCCTTCGCTCGCCCCCAACGCTGCTCATTACCAACAGTCCCATCAAGACGGTGATGCCTACACCCCACGTTAGCTCTGTAAATGTGGTCAAGATGACTGCTATTTCATTAGCGCCTAgcagtagcagtagtagtagtagtacttcTACCCCGTTGCGACCTGCTTCAGCGGGTGTCAGTAGCACAGCTTCCCTGGAAGAATCTAGCCAAACCCATCAAGCTCAGAACGGGGCATCTGTCATGTCTCTTCAGTCATCTGGGAAAGCTGGACGTCCCACCACGACCCTAACTACATCAGCGTCCACTGTTACCAATGAGGTAAAAGTGACTTTTGAAGCTGTGAATGACATTAACTCAGCTATTGCTGTTGATAAACAAAGCACTGCATCAGGGGCAAGTACAGGTCTAAAGAACGAAAGAGCCACTAAATTCAGGGCTTCCAGTGAACCCTCTCTTCTTATTAAGGCGTCTCCTGTGCCTGAGAGAGTGACAAGGGCCAAGAGTGACTCTACAACCCCTTCAAGTACAATCATGGGGGCTCTTGCCCCGAGCAGCAATAACAACAACGATCAACCAGAAAGTACTTTGTATTTAACTGTTACTAGCCAGAATGTAGACGCCGAATTGTCATCCTTTTGTGCGGTGGCAACTGCAAGCACTTCTTCTAAAGATGCTGGCCTCAGTTCAAAAAGCCCTCGAAAACGCTCTGCATCTGTTTTGGAAACCCATACAATCCCAGTTAAAAGAGTATTCATTTCCCAGCAACCTTTGGATGTTAGCGGCAATACCAAGCCTGGTATTGTAATAGCAACTAAGAAGATTCAGAGACCTGGCACCCCAGCTAGACCAGAGAGCGCGCCGTGCAAAGTTACAATAAAGCAGAGTAGCTCTCTTCCAACTCAAATCTTGGCCCTTTCTGACACCCCCATTGGAGCCCTGGACACCTCTCAGATTATTAATCCTCAGCGCTCTTCACAAATGAATGAAGTTGCCAACATTCCCTCGAATGAAAATGCTTCTGGTAATAGCACAGCTTTACTGCAGCAAATCCCAAGTCACCAACAAATCAGCAGTGACATTTCTCAGGAGGTATCTGCTGTAAGTGAGCTCAAGAGTTCGCTGCAAGACTACTCACATCAGATGCAAGCAGAACACAAGCAGATTGCAGCTAATCCGTTACCGTTGATGGCCCAGGCAACTGAGACCACCAGTCAGCTCACTCTTCAGCAGGACATTGTTGATTTTGCAGGCGCCCAAGCAAGCATAGATTATTTCCCCTTCAATGATGATGATATGACCCAGGACAGTATTGTAGAAGAGCTTGTACAGATGGAGGAACAGATGAAGCTGAATAGCAGCTTGCAGTCCTACCTGAGTTGTGTTGATATATCCTTACAAGGTCAAGCCACAGTTGGCCAAGGAACAATCATGTCGCCCCATCAGACAGGTACACAGTTCTATCATTCCTCCCACAGTAGCGCCACTCCAATCCACACGCCAACTCCGACACCTACACCGACTCCAACACCTACTCCAACTCCTACCTCTGAGATGCTACCAGGGGGCCATAGCTTGACCAGAGAAAGCCCTTGTTCTCGAATGGCACCTGTTACTCCAGTGGATAGCATCTTAGGTGGGCGACACACACCCATCAGCACTCCACTGTCAAACTGCAGCAGCAGTGTTCCGCCGAGTCCCATTGAATGCCGCAATCCTTTTGCGTTCACTCCTATAAACTCCAGCATAACTGGATATCATGATGGTAGCGTTGTGTCCAGCAGTCCAGTGAAACCCATGCAAAGGCCAATGGCCACCCACCCAGATAAAGCCAAGCTGGAGTGGATCAACAACAGGTACAACAGCACCGCGGGATCTCCCGTTAtctccaccagctccaccattGGCATCCTGCCCAGTTACCAGGATCTGGTTGAGGACCACTTCCGTAAACCACACGCTTTTGCCATCCCAGGTCAATCCCTCCAGTCTCAGTCAAGGCATCAGGACGGAAACTTGGGAAGGTTGACAACCGTTTCCCCAGTGCAGCAAGGACAGCAAACCACCCTTAGTAGCAAGCAAGAAAGTTTTGCTGTCCCTGCTCCGTTGGACAACAAAGGGGCAGGAAGCACATCTGCGTCGGGAGGGGGAACCTTCAGGTGTCGCAGCGTCAGCCCGGCAGTTCGTCAGCGTAACCTTAGTGGCACCACTGCACAAACTGTCACCACCCCACGATCTGTCGTTTCGCCCTTTAATTGCCCCCTGACTTCTGAGGTCCTAAACATTTTGTCCAACAACCAGTCTGTTGTCAGTGCCAGCAGCTTGGCCCAGAGGAGCCAATCAGTTCCACTGAACATCATGATGCAGTCTGAGCTGCTGCCCGTCAGTCACCAGGCGCAGCAAAGCAATAGTGCTAAGATCACCACTGTGCTCCTTAGCAAGATGGACACGGATGGAGATGATGCAGTGCGCGGGCTAGGCGTAAATAACCTGCCTGCCAATTACACAGCACGGATGAACTTAACCCAAATCCTGGAGACAACACAGGGCTTTTCCGGAGGCCCCAACTCTCAAAACCAGCAGCTGCCTCTGGACTCAAGCCCTTCGCCCTTTGACTTCCAGAAGACGGGTTACCTCATAAGCACGGGGGAGGAGGAAGTCACCTTCTCCAGTGGTGACAGTCAAGCACAATCAGGCTCTGGACTCCAACAACCGGAAGAGCAGCTTCAGCTCCAAGAACCGCAGATGGAACTTCAAAACCAACAGCTAGCACTCCAGAATCAACAGCTGCAACTTCCAGATCAGCAATTACAACTCCAAGACCAACAGCTGCAACTCCAGGACCAACAGCTGCAGCTTCAAGACCCACAGTTGCAGCTCCAGGACCAACAGTTGCCGGACCAACAACCGTCACAGGATGACCCAGATCTCAGCCAGCAGCACTTATTGCCCCAAACCTCACAGCAGGTTGTGGATCAGGAGCAGCAAGAGCAGCTGGACTTCAACACTACCGTCAAGGATCTCTTGGGGGAGGACAGCCTCAACCCCAGTTCGCAACTCGTTGGACAAGTGGCGTCAGAACTCAGTGCTGTCGCCTCTGACTTTTCCAGCGATATCCGGTTGACTTCTGACCTTTCGAGTAGCATTACCGACCTGAACACTTTGGACCCCAACTTGCTGTTTGACCCCAGTCAGCAGCAGGACCAATATGAAGACGCCACACTGGAAGAACTGAAGAACGATCCTCTGTTTCAGCAGATTTGCAGCGATACTGTGAATTCTGCTGGTTTTGATTGGCTGGAGAATAAAGACCAGCCGACAGTGGAAATGTTGGGATAA
- the LOC122330603 gene encoding DNA-binding protein RFX7 isoform X2 — protein MADDQQQQPGAPGASLQSPEATALQYNKIKNSICKSVQSKVESILQDVEKFTDIEKLYLYLKLPSSPSSGNDKSDQNSMSSSRTQQMYAFNWIRNHLEEHPETSLPKQEVYDEYKSYCDNLGYHPLSAADFGKIMKNVFPNMKARRLGMRGKSKYCYSGLRKKAFVHMPSLPNLDLHKSGDGCELLESTGQSPSAEDEMRSAACGLVCEWAQKVLSRQFDSVEELARFLLNSHYIGTKSMAALTVMTGTPTGMKTPTPASAFVPTGEANSFQPQVKTLPSPSVDAKQQLQRKIQKKQQEQKLTSPLPTDAQARRAEAGTPGPGSSLTSGSPALLSPQPTIGIVVAAVPSPITVQRNRQLMTSPSPVGSAEGKVVPVNFQVVTQPVKQSPKTPQNIPASPVGDRLARHRYAQILPKPSATSAIALRSPPTLLITNSPIKTVMPTPHVSSVNVVKMTAISLAPSSSSSSSSTSTPLRPASAGVSSTASLEESSQTHQAQNGASVMSLQSSGKAGRPTTTLTTSASTVTNEVKVTFEAVNDINSAIAVDKQSTASGASTGLKNERATKFRASSEPSLLIKASPVPERVTRAKSDSTTPSSTIMGALAPSSNNNNDQPESTLYLTVTSQNVDAELSSFCAVATASTSSKDAGLSSKSPRKRSASVLETHTIPVKRVFISQQPLDVSGNTKPGIVIATKKIQRPGTPARPESAPCKVTIKQSSSLPTQILALSDTPIGALDTSQIINPQRSSQMNEVANIPSNENASGNSTALLQQIPSHQQISSDISQEVSAVSELKSSLQDYSHQMQAEHKQIAANPLPLMAQATETTSQLTLQQDIVDFAGAQASIDYFPFNDDDMTQDSIVEELVQMEEQMKLNSSLQSYLSCVDISLQGQATVGQGTIMSPHQTGTQFYHSSHSSATPIHTPTPTPTPTPTPTPTPTSEMLPGGHSLTRESPCSRMAPVTPVDSILGGRHTPISTPLSNCSSSVPPSPIECRNPFAFTPINSSITGYHDGSVVSSSPVKPMQRPMATHPDKAKLEWINNRYNSTAGSPVISTSSTIGILPSYQDLVEDHFRKPHAFAIPGQSLQSQSRHQDGNLGRLTTVSPVQQGQQTTLSSKQESFAVPAPLDNKGAGSTSASGGGTFRCRSVSPAVRQRNLSGTTAQTVTTPRSVVSPFNCPLTSEVLNILSNNQSVVSASSLAQRSQSVPLNIMMQSELLPVSHQAQQSNSAKITTVLLSKMDTDGDDAVRGLGVNNLPANYTARMNLTQILETTQGFSGGPNSQNQQLPLDSSPSPFDFQKTGYLISTGEEEVTFSSGDSQAQSGSGLQQPEEQLQLQEPQMELQNQQLALQNQQLQLPDQQLQLQDQQLQLQDQQLQLQDPQLQLQDQQLPDQQPSQDDPDLSQQHLLPQTSQQVVDQEQQEQLDFNTTVKDLLGEDSLNPSSQLVGQVASELSAVASDFSSDIRLTSDLSSSITDLNTLDPNLLFDPSQQQDQYEDATLEELKNDPLFQQICSDTVNSAGFDWLENKDQPTVEMLG, from the exons ATGGCTGATGATCAACAACAACAGCCCGGTGCTCCCGGAGCGTCCCTGCAGAGCCCCGAGGCGACGGCGCTGCAGTACAACAAGATCAAGAACTCGATCTG CAAATCCGTACAATCAAAAGTGGAGAGTATTCTG CAAGATGTTGAGAAGTTTACAGATATCGAAAAGCTCTACCTCTACCTTAAGTTGCCTTCTAGTCCCAGTAGTGGCAATGACAAAAG TGACCAGAACTCCATGTCGTCCAGCCGGACTCAACAGATGTACGCGTTCAACTGGATCCGAAATCACTTGGAAGAGCACCCGGAAACCTCACTGCCAAAACAAGAGGTGTACGACGAATACAA GAGTTATTGCGACAATCTGGGCTACCATCCTTTAAGCGCAGCTGATTTCGGAAAGATCATGAAAAACGTTTTTCCAAACATGAAGGCACGCCGTTTGGGCATGAGGGGAAAATCTAA GTACTGCTACAGCGGGctgagaaaaaaagcatttgtgcaCATGCCGTCACTCCCTAACCTGGACTTGCACAAATCAGGAGATGGG TGTGAGTTGTTGGAGTCGACTGGACAGTCTCCCAGTGCTGAGGATGAGATGCGTTCGGCAGCTTGCGGTCTTGTCTGCGAATGGGCTCAGAAGGTTTTAAGTCGCCAGTTTGACAGCGTGGAGGAACTGGCACGCTTTCTTCTTAACAGTCATTATATAGGCACTAAGTCCATGGCAGCTCTGACTGTTATGACTGGAACCCCAACAG gTATGAAAACCCCTACGCCTGCCTCTGCCTTTGTGCCAACTGGTGAAGCCAACTCATTCCAGCCCCAAGTGAAGACCCTTCCTTCGCCATCTGTAGATGCCAAACAGCAGCTACAGCGGAAGATCCAGAAGAAACAGCAGGAGCAGAAGCTCACCTCTCCTTTGCCCACCGATGCCCAGGCCAGAAGAGCTGAAGCGGGCACACCTGGCCCAGGATCCAGCCTGACCTCTGGAAGTCCTGCACTACTATCCCCTCAACCAACCATAGGCATTGTGGTCGCAGCTGTTCCAAGTCCTATCACA GTTCAGAGAAACAGGCAACTAATGACCTCTCCGAGTCCTGTTGGGTCAGCAGAGGGAAAAGTTGTACCTGTCAACTTTCAGGTTGTGACACAGCCTGTTAAGCAGTCTCCAAAAACACCCCAAAATATCCCAGCCAGCCCAGTCGGTGACAGGTTGGCCAGACACCGGTATGCTCAGATTTTACCTAAACCATCTGCCACAAGCGCCATTGCCCTTCGCTCGCCCCCAACGCTGCTCATTACCAACAGTCCCATCAAGACGGTGATGCCTACACCCCACGTTAGCTCTGTAAATGTGGTCAAGATGACTGCTATTTCATTAGCGCCTAgcagtagcagtagtagtagtagtacttcTACCCCGTTGCGACCTGCTTCAGCGGGTGTCAGTAGCACAGCTTCCCTGGAAGAATCTAGCCAAACCCATCAAGCTCAGAACGGGGCATCTGTCATGTCTCTTCAGTCATCTGGGAAAGCTGGACGTCCCACCACGACCCTAACTACATCAGCGTCCACTGTTACCAATGAGGTAAAAGTGACTTTTGAAGCTGTGAATGACATTAACTCAGCTATTGCTGTTGATAAACAAAGCACTGCATCAGGGGCAAGTACAGGTCTAAAGAACGAAAGAGCCACTAAATTCAGGGCTTCCAGTGAACCCTCTCTTCTTATTAAGGCGTCTCCTGTGCCTGAGAGAGTGACAAGGGCCAAGAGTGACTCTACAACCCCTTCAAGTACAATCATGGGGGCTCTTGCCCCGAGCAGCAATAACAACAACGATCAACCAGAAAGTACTTTGTATTTAACTGTTACTAGCCAGAATGTAGACGCCGAATTGTCATCCTTTTGTGCGGTGGCAACTGCAAGCACTTCTTCTAAAGATGCTGGCCTCAGTTCAAAAAGCCCTCGAAAACGCTCTGCATCTGTTTTGGAAACCCATACAATCCCAGTTAAAAGAGTATTCATTTCCCAGCAACCTTTGGATGTTAGCGGCAATACCAAGCCTGGTATTGTAATAGCAACTAAGAAGATTCAGAGACCTGGCACCCCAGCTAGACCAGAGAGCGCGCCGTGCAAAGTTACAATAAAGCAGAGTAGCTCTCTTCCAACTCAAATCTTGGCCCTTTCTGACACCCCCATTGGAGCCCTGGACACCTCTCAGATTATTAATCCTCAGCGCTCTTCACAAATGAATGAAGTTGCCAACATTCCCTCGAATGAAAATGCTTCTGGTAATAGCACAGCTTTACTGCAGCAAATCCCAAGTCACCAACAAATCAGCAGTGACATTTCTCAGGAGGTATCTGCTGTAAGTGAGCTCAAGAGTTCGCTGCAAGACTACTCACATCAGATGCAAGCAGAACACAAGCAGATTGCAGCTAATCCGTTACCGTTGATGGCCCAGGCAACTGAGACCACCAGTCAGCTCACTCTTCAGCAGGACATTGTTGATTTTGCAGGCGCCCAAGCAAGCATAGATTATTTCCCCTTCAATGATGATGATATGACCCAGGACAGTATTGTAGAAGAGCTTGTACAGATGGAGGAACAGATGAAGCTGAATAGCAGCTTGCAGTCCTACCTGAGTTGTGTTGATATATCCTTACAAGGTCAAGCCACAGTTGGCCAAGGAACAATCATGTCGCCCCATCAGACAGGTACACAGTTCTATCATTCCTCCCACAGTAGCGCCACTCCAATCCACACGCCAACTCCGACACCTACACCGACTCCAACACCTACTCCAACTCCTACCTCTGAGATGCTACCAGGGGGCCATAGCTTGACCAGAGAAAGCCCTTGTTCTCGAATGGCACCTGTTACTCCAGTGGATAGCATCTTAGGTGGGCGACACACACCCATCAGCACTCCACTGTCAAACTGCAGCAGCAGTGTTCCGCCGAGTCCCATTGAATGCCGCAATCCTTTTGCGTTCACTCCTATAAACTCCAGCATAACTGGATATCATGATGGTAGCGTTGTGTCCAGCAGTCCAGTGAAACCCATGCAAAGGCCAATGGCCACCCACCCAGATAAAGCCAAGCTGGAGTGGATCAACAACAGGTACAACAGCACCGCGGGATCTCCCGTTAtctccaccagctccaccattGGCATCCTGCCCAGTTACCAGGATCTGGTTGAGGACCACTTCCGTAAACCACACGCTTTTGCCATCCCAGGTCAATCCCTCCAGTCTCAGTCAAGGCATCAGGACGGAAACTTGGGAAGGTTGACAACCGTTTCCCCAGTGCAGCAAGGACAGCAAACCACCCTTAGTAGCAAGCAAGAAAGTTTTGCTGTCCCTGCTCCGTTGGACAACAAAGGGGCAGGAAGCACATCTGCGTCGGGAGGGGGAACCTTCAGGTGTCGCAGCGTCAGCCCGGCAGTTCGTCAGCGTAACCTTAGTGGCACCACTGCACAAACTGTCACCACCCCACGATCTGTCGTTTCGCCCTTTAATTGCCCCCTGACTTCTGAGGTCCTAAACATTTTGTCCAACAACCAGTCTGTTGTCAGTGCCAGCAGCTTGGCCCAGAGGAGCCAATCAGTTCCACTGAACATCATGATGCAGTCTGAGCTGCTGCCCGTCAGTCACCAGGCGCAGCAAAGCAATAGTGCTAAGATCACCACTGTGCTCCTTAGCAAGATGGACACGGATGGAGATGATGCAGTGCGCGGGCTAGGCGTAAATAACCTGCCTGCCAATTACACAGCACGGATGAACTTAACCCAAATCCTGGAGACAACACAGGGCTTTTCCGGAGGCCCCAACTCTCAAAACCAGCAGCTGCCTCTGGACTCAAGCCCTTCGCCCTTTGACTTCCAGAAGACGGGTTACCTCATAAGCACGGGGGAGGAGGAAGTCACCTTCTCCAGTGGTGACAGTCAAGCACAATCAGGCTCTGGACTCCAACAACCGGAAGAGCAGCTTCAGCTCCAAGAACCGCAGATGGAACTTCAAAACCAACAGCTAGCACTCCAGAATCAACAGCTGCAACTTCCAGATCAGCAATTACAACTCCAAGACCAACAGCTGCAACTCCAGGACCAACAGCTGCAGCTTCAAGACCCACAGTTGCAGCTCCAGGACCAACAGTTGCCGGACCAACAACCGTCACAGGATGACCCAGATCTCAGCCAGCAGCACTTATTGCCCCAAACCTCACAGCAGGTTGTGGATCAGGAGCAGCAAGAGCAGCTGGACTTCAACACTACCGTCAAGGATCTCTTGGGGGAGGACAGCCTCAACCCCAGTTCGCAACTCGTTGGACAAGTGGCGTCAGAACTCAGTGCTGTCGCCTCTGACTTTTCCAGCGATATCCGGTTGACTTCTGACCTTTCGAGTAGCATTACCGACCTGAACACTTTGGACCCCAACTTGCTGTTTGACCCCAGTCAGCAGCAGGACCAATATGAAGACGCCACACTGGAAGAACTGAAGAACGATCCTCTGTTTCAGCAGATTTGCAGCGATACTGTGAATTCTGCTGGTTTTGATTGGCTGGAGAATAAAGACCAGCCGACAGTGGAAATGTTGGGATAA